One stretch of Malus domestica chromosome 14, GDT2T_hap1 DNA includes these proteins:
- the LOC139191286 gene encoding uncharacterized protein — protein sequence MGGMPINNHSEQEASIPAYARKFEAMVQDANTELYPGCGMKKMDFLIRVFQNKCLYGCSESAVQANLQLLKHILPNGHSLPKKVMSTKGLLKKFMLPHQKIHACENDCMLYWKHNSGLDVCPTCGVSRYTTEVDDTAPSSKKRIPRKVLTYFPITPRLQRLYMSRHTSEDMCWHGLSRPEDGYLRHPADSFTWKQLDLKFPTFGEEMRNVRLGLASDGFNPFGKCSTDYSTWPVLLTIYNLPPWLCMKSPFILMALLIPGKESPGNDIDVYLQPLIDELKVLWTSGVPTYDTFRQETFTLRAAVLWTISDFPAYGNLSGWSTHGKLACPHCNYNTESTYLKKGRKYCYRGHRRFLPMSHVFRRQRKAFNLSDEREQAPSPMTGRECLRRLSTLRFKYGKTPRKLVGDKRPPPTPTVGPWKKHSIFFQLRYWEHLLLRHCLDVMHIEKNVTESLVATLLGIVGKSKDNMNARLDLELMGMKPELQIKFVNGKPKMPPGAYTMKPLEKELFCKVLASIKVPDNYSSNISRLVHVREKIIRGLKSHDWHVLMQQFLPIAIRKSLPSGTAQIVLELSAFFRHLCTKKGSVEGFRKLTPKIMMILCQLERILPPAFFVVSLHLTIHLAEEAALAGPVHYRWMYPIERFLLTLKKYVRNKNRPEGSMTQGYLAEECLSFCAMYLEGVETRLNRPSRNANILRPDHEGDFDIFCATGHSLGIREDYHLDNHDWEIARSSMAPTSETLLLVLQSDIDFIFTYRSYVENAQKTRGMRVTMLEAEKEAIKSFPDWFENHVNQLQQSGDPSATDDLVALANGPSKWCRRYKTFVCNGFRFKVRGTQSNGNYQNYGVFLQSDVPSYAGPRDRNPVTSLVDYYGVLTDVFEIKYHMEHTVVLFKCNWFNGTSRNTGKGVKTDRYGFRLVNFNKMSSTSDPFILASQALQVFYVQDPTDIEWHVAIKTRPRDFFDMSSTHDDDPCDGQDVEHATGDNDEVIQKTMRSVLINDLYSEIHRLKQEAYTATEKNGIYIPRHRYVSEEAEKKIERMKLDYDSKHKKKLEETGHALYGLEDKHLKQMRPSKSRNL from the exons ATGGGTGGCATGCCTATTAATAATCACAGCGAGCAGGAAGCTTCAATACCTGCATATGCACGTAAGTTTGAAGCCATGGTGCAAGATGCAAATACGGAATTATATCCGGGATGTGGTATGAAGAAAATGGATTTCCTAATACGAGTATTTCAAAACAAGTGCTTATATGGGTGCAGTGAAAGTGCAGTACAAGCTAATCTTCAGCTTCTCAAACATATACTCCCAAATGGTCATTCTTTACCGAAGAAGGTGATGAGTACAAAGGGATTGCTGAAAAAATTCATGTTGCCTCACCAAAAGATCCATGCATGTGAAAATGACTGCATGTTGTATTGGAAACATAACAGTGGTTTAGATGTTTGtcctacatgtggtgtgtctAGATATACAACCGAGGTAGATGACACAGCGCCAAGCAGTAAAAAGAGAATACCTCGGAAGGTGCTAACATATTTTCCTATTACACCCCGCTTGCAACGGCTTTACATGTCTCGACACACCAGTGAAGATATGTGTTGGCATGGTCTTTCTCGGCCCGAGGATGGCTACTTAAGACATCCAGCTGATTCCTTTACATGGAAGCAATTAGATTTGAAATTTCCAACATTTGGTGAGGAAATGCGCAATGTACGTCTTGGGTTGGCAAGTGATGGATTCAACCCCTTCGGAAAATGCAGCACCGACTATAGCACATGGCCAGTATTGTTGACCATATACAATTTACCACCTTGGTTGTGTATGAAATCACCTTTCATATTGATGGCTTTGTTAATACCGGGCAAAGAATCTCCGGGAAATGATATTGATGTATACCTTCAACCATTAATAGACGAGCTGAAGGTATTGTGGACCTCCGGGGTTCCCACTTATGATACGTTTAGGCAAGAGACCTTCACCTTACGAGCAGCTGTTTTGTGGACTATTAGCGACTTCCCCGCCTATGGGAACTTGTCTGGTTGGAGCACACATGGGAAATTAGCATGTCCTCATTGCAATTACAACACCGAGTCGACATATCTCAAAAAGGGTAGGAAATATTGTTATAGGGGTCACCGTCGTTTCTTGCCCATGTCACATGTTTTTCGTCGACAAAGGAAAGCCTTTAATCTTTCTGACGAAAGAGAGCAAGCACCTTCCCCTATGACCGGACGTGAATGCCTTCGGCGGTTGTCCACTTTACGGTTCAAATATGGTAAGACGCCACGGAAACTGGTTGGAGACAAAAGACCACCACCTACACCAACGGTTGGGCCATGGAAGAAACATAGTATTTTCTTCCAATTGCGGTATTGGGAACATCTTCTCCTTCGACACTGCCTTGATGTCATGCACATTGAAAAAAATGTAACTGAAAGTTTGGTTGCAACGCTGCTGGGTATTGTTGGGAAAAGCAAGGATAACATGAATGCAAGGTTGGACTTGGAATTGATGGGCATGAAACCGGAGTTGCAGATCAAATTTGTCAATGGAAAGCCAAAGATGCCTCCCGGTGCATATACTATGAAACCATTAGAGAAGGAATTGTTTTGCAAGGTCTTAGCCTCAATAAAAGTGCCTGACAATTACTCGTCCAATATTTCACGTCTTGTGCATGTAAGGGAAAAGATCATAAGGGGACTTAAAAGTCATGATTGGCACGTTTTAATGCAGCAGTTCCTTCCAATTGCCATACGCAAAAGCCTCCCATCTGGGACTGCACAGATAGTATTAGAACTAAGTGCATTCTTCAGACATTTGTGTACTAAAAAAGGGTCAGTGGAAGGCTTTCGCAAACTTACACCCAAAATAATGATGATCCTATGCCAATTGGAAAGGATATTACCCCCTGCGTTCTTTGTCGTCAGTCTTCACCTCACAATACATCTTGCCGAGGAAGCTGCACTTGCAGGTCCGGTGCACTACAGATGGATGTACCCAATTGAGAG GTTCCTGCTTACGTTGAAGAAGTATGTTAGAAATAAAAATCGACCAGAGGGAAGCATGACCCAAGGATATCTGGCTGAGGAGTGCTTGTCTTTTTGTGCGATGTACTTGGAAGGCGTGGAAACACGTTTGAACCGTCCAAGCCGAAATGCAAATATATTACGGCCTGACCATGAGGGCGACTTTGACATATTTTGTGCCACCGGCCATTCACTTGGTATACGGGAAGATTATCATCTTGACAACCACGATTGGGAGATTGCACGATC TTCAATGGCACCAACTTCTGAAACTCTACTGTTGGTTCTACAGAGTGACATTGACTTTATTTTCACCTACAGAAGTTACGTGGAAAATGCTCAAAAAACTCGAGGAATGCGTGTAACCATGCTAGAAGCAGAGAAAGAAGCTATTAAATCCTTCCCAGATTGGTTCGAAAACCAT GTTAATCAATTGCAACAATCAGGTGATCCAAGTGCAACTGACGACTTGGTGGCGCTTGCTAATGGACCTAGTAAGTGGTGTCGGAGATATAAGACTTTTGTATGTAATGGGTTCAGGTTCAAAGTAAGAGGCACACAATCCAATGGGAACTACCAAAACTATGGTGTTTTCCTACAGTCTGATGTTCCAAGTTATGCTGGCCCACGTGACCGGAACCCTGTTACCAGTTTGGTAGACTACTATGGGGTTCTGACTGATGTATTTGAAATCAAGTACCATATGGAACACACGGTGGTTTTATTCAAGTGCAACTGGTTTAATGGCACTTCCAGAAATACTGGTAAGGGAGTAAAAACAGACAGATATGGCTTTAGATTGGTTAACTTCAATAAGATGTCGTCTACGAGTGACCCCTTCATTCTCGCATCACAAGCACTACAAGTGTTCTATGTACAAGACCCAACAGATATAGAATGGCATGTTGCAATCAAAACGAGACCACGCGATTTCTTTGATATGTCCTCAACACATGATGATGATCCGTGCGATGGACAGGATGTGGAACATGCAACTGGTGATAATGATGAG GTCATTCAAAAAACGATGAGGTCTGTTTTGATCAACGATTTGTATTCTGAGATTCATCGACTCAAGCAAG AGGCATATACTGCCACAGAGAAGAATGGAATATATATACCACGACATCGTTATGTTAGTGAAGAAGCAGAGAAGAAG